The following coding sequences lie in one Glycine max cultivar Williams 82 chromosome 19, Glycine_max_v4.0, whole genome shotgun sequence genomic window:
- the SEP1 gene encoding transcription factor SEP1 isoform 1 (isoform 1 is encoded by transcript variant 1) has translation MGRGRVELKRIENKINRQVTFAKRRNGLLKKAYELSVLCDAEVALIIFSTRGKLYEFCSTNSMLKTLERYQKCSYGAVEVSKPGKELESSYREYLKLKARFESLQRTQRNLLGEDLGPLNTKDLEQLERQLDSSLKQVRSTKTQFMLDQLADLQNKEHMLVEANRSLTMKLEEINSRNQYRQTWEAGEQSMPYGTQNAHSQGFFQPLECNPTLQIGSDYRYIPEASEQQLAATTQAQQVNGFIPGWML, from the exons atgggGAGGGGAAGAGTGGAACTGAAAAGGATAGAGAACAAGATAAACAGGCAGGTAACGTTTGCAAAGAGGAGAAATGGGCTTCTCAAGAAAGCCTATGAGCTTTCTGTTCTCTGTGATGCTGAGGTTGCCCTCATCATCTTCTCCACCCGTGGCAAGCTTTATGAATTCTGCAGCACCAACAG CATGCTCAAAACACTTGAAAGGTACCAAAAGTGCAGCTATGGTGCAGTGGAAGTCAGCAAACCTGGCAAAGAGCTTGAG AGCAGCTACCGTGAGTACTTGAAGCTGAAAGCAAGATTTGAATCTCTTCAAAGGACCCAAAG GAACCTTCTTGGTGAAGACTTGGGCCCATTAAATACCAAAGATCTTGAGCAGCTTGAGCGCCAACTGGATTCATCTCTTAAGCAAGTGAGGTCAACAAAG ACTCAGTTCATGCTGGACCAGTTAGCTGATCTTCAGAATAAG GAGCATATGTTGGTGGAAGCAAACAGATCTTTGACCATGAAG CTGGAAGAAATCAATTCAAGAAACCAGTATAGGCAAACATGGGAAGCTGGTGAGCAAAGTATGCCATATGGAACCCAAAATGCTCACTCTCAAGGCTTCTTCCAGCCTTTGGAGTGCAACCCCACATTGCAGATAGG TTCTGACTACAGGTACATCCCTGAAGCCTCAGAGCAGCAGCTAGCTGCCACAACTCAAGCTCAACAAGTCAATGGATTTATTCCTGGATGGATGCTTTGA
- the SEP1 gene encoding transcription factor SEP1 isoform 2 (isoform 2 is encoded by transcript variant 2), with product MGRGRVELKRIENKINRQVTFAKRRNGLLKKAYELSVLCDAEVALIIFSTRGKLYEFCSTNSMLKTLERYQKCSYGAVEVSKPGKELEQSSYREYLKLKARFESLQRTQRNLLGEDLGPLNTKDLEQLERQLDSSLKQVRSTKTQFMLDQLADLQNKEHMLVEANRSLTMKLEEINSRNQYRQTWEAGEQSMPYGTQNAHSQGFFQPLECNPTLQIGSDYRYIPEASEQQLAATTQAQQVNGFIPGWML from the exons atgggGAGGGGAAGAGTGGAACTGAAAAGGATAGAGAACAAGATAAACAGGCAGGTAACGTTTGCAAAGAGGAGAAATGGGCTTCTCAAGAAAGCCTATGAGCTTTCTGTTCTCTGTGATGCTGAGGTTGCCCTCATCATCTTCTCCACCCGTGGCAAGCTTTATGAATTCTGCAGCACCAACAG CATGCTCAAAACACTTGAAAGGTACCAAAAGTGCAGCTATGGTGCAGTGGAAGTCAGCAAACCTGGCAAAGAGCTTGAG CAGAGCAGCTACCGTGAGTACTTGAAGCTGAAAGCAAGATTTGAATCTCTTCAAAGGACCCAAAG GAACCTTCTTGGTGAAGACTTGGGCCCATTAAATACCAAAGATCTTGAGCAGCTTGAGCGCCAACTGGATTCATCTCTTAAGCAAGTGAGGTCAACAAAG ACTCAGTTCATGCTGGACCAGTTAGCTGATCTTCAGAATAAG GAGCATATGTTGGTGGAAGCAAACAGATCTTTGACCATGAAG CTGGAAGAAATCAATTCAAGAAACCAGTATAGGCAAACATGGGAAGCTGGTGAGCAAAGTATGCCATATGGAACCCAAAATGCTCACTCTCAAGGCTTCTTCCAGCCTTTGGAGTGCAACCCCACATTGCAGATAGG TTCTGACTACAGGTACATCCCTGAAGCCTCAGAGCAGCAGCTAGCTGCCACAACTCAAGCTCAACAAGTCAATGGATTTATTCCTGGATGGATGCTTTGA